Proteins from one Anopheles nili chromosome 2, idAnoNiliSN_F5_01, whole genome shotgun sequence genomic window:
- the LOC128730706 gene encoding alpha-tocopherol transfer protein-like, producing MTSLSHPFKDSPEPLEVPKPHVANVDALYEWIKDQPRFPSFSKNHAHLFLHACLWNVDDAKKALQKYVQIHANSPEIFDNRDIMGAGVQMTLNATHMVALPRTTPDGYRLLYYRLSDTDPSKMNFTEAVKSFCMFNDAQISVDGIMEGYIVIFDMKGVRLGHLARVQFGPLRVFMSYIQDAHPVRLKKIYIVHTASFINQVMALVKPLIKSELLGLLQFTTAGPEEIVGVEYLPKDFGGPFDEVATMHAEQKKRLETEFREWLMDSCALKEAPKQKGTSSTAIKPPVKAFRGLEID from the exons ATGACCTCTTTATCACATCCCTTCAAAGACAGTCCGGAGCCGCTGGAAGTACCCAAGCCGCACGTCGCCAACGTAGATGCGTTGTACGAATG GATTAAGGATCAACCCCGGTTTCCAAGCTTTTCCAAGAACCATGCTCACCTTTTCCTTCACGCCTGTCTCTGGAACGTAGATGACGCGAAGAAGGCGCTCCAGAAGTACGTACAGATCCACGCGAACTCGCCCGAAATATTTGACAACCGGGATATCATGGGAGCGGGCGTGCAGATGACGCTCAACGCCAC GCACATGGTGGCGCTGCCAAGGACGACCCCAGACGGCTACCGGCTGTTGTACTACCGACTTTCGGATACCGACCCATCCAAGATGAACTTCACCGAGGCAGTCAAGTCCTTCTGCATGTTCAACGACGCCCAGATTAGCGTAGACGGTATCATGGAAGGCTACATTGTCATCTTCGACATGAAGGGAGTTCGGTTAGGACATCTGGCGCGAGTCCAGTTCGGGCCGCTGCGTGTCTTCATGAGCTATATTCAGGATGCACATCCGGTGCGGCTGAAGAAGATCTACATCGTTCACACGGCCTCCTTCATCAACCAGGTGATGGCTCTGGTGAAGCCACTCATCAAGTCGGAACTGCTCGGATTGCTGCAGTTCACGACCGCCGGTCCGGAGGAGATCGTCGGTGTGGAATACTTACCGAAG GATTTTGGTGGTCCGTTCGATGAGGTAGCCACGATGCATGCTGAGCAAAAGAAACGTCTTGAGACGGAGTTCCGTGAGTGGCTGATGGATTCTTGCGCACTTAAGGAGGCTCCTAAGCAGAAGGGCACCAGCTCCACCGCGATCAAACCACCGGTCAAGGCGTTCCGGGGGTTAGAGATCGACTAG
- the LOC128730643 gene encoding alpha-tocopherol transfer protein-like, protein MEHDLGYDLAEALEREGLSKEDLQALRSPPIEGVPVGITDKQLACFLDACDKNIDEARKVLKIYYDARKNGPELFNNRDPLSAPIQQCFQNQDYFPLPPTPSGYSVVFHRLKNSRSSNYHFDEAIKTYFMTIDSCLYTQGPRPGIIFLFDMKNVGLMHLTRINMSSVRKFFNYLQDGLPAKLKAIHVVNVVSFFDKILYIIKPFIHAEILNMLYLHTSNANFDKFYEEWIPKSGLPSDLGGDLKSIDELHQDHLKEFEKQRPYFLAEERQRNEDSSLIGDSTEQMMKSLSID, encoded by the exons ATGGAACACGATTTAGGCTACGACCTAGCAGAGGCGCTGGAGCGAGAAGGTCTTTCCAAAGAGGACTTGCAAGCACTCCGAAGCCCACCAATTGAGGGAGTACCGGTAGGCATCACCGATAAGCAACTAGCATGTTTCCTAGACGCATGTGATAAGAATATTGACGAAGCGCGAAAGGTGCTCAAAATTTACTATGATGCCCGCAAGAACGGGCCGGAATTGTTCAACAATCGCGATCCCCTTAGTGCACCGATACAGCAATGCTTCCAGAATCA AGACTACTTTCCACTGCCACCAACCCCAAGTGGTTattcggtggtttttcaccGTTTGAAAAATTCCAGATCGTCTAACTATCACTTCGACGAGGCGATCAAGACGTACTTCATGACCATTGACTCCTGTTTGTACACACAAGGTCCACGGCCCggtattatttttctctttgatatgaaaaacgtCGGACTCATGCATCTAACACGGATCAACATGAGCTCGGTGCGGAAATTCTTCAACTACCTGCAGGACGGCTTGCCGGCCAAACTGAAAGCGATACACGTGGTGAATGTTGTATCATTTTTCGATAAAATTCTATATATCATCAAGCCGTTTATACATGCTGAAATATTGAATATG CTTTATTTACATACGTCCAATGCCAATTTCGACAAATTCTATGAGGAATGGATACCAAAGAGTGGCCTTCCGTCCGATTTGGGCGGTGATTTGAAATCGATCGACGAACTCCACCAGGACCATCTGAAGGAGTTTGAGAAACAACGACCGTACTTCCTCGCCGAAGAAAGGCAGCGTAATGAAGACTCGTCACTCATAGGAGATTCAACGGAACAAATGATGAAATCGCTGTCCATAGACTAA